One Chlorobaculum limnaeum genomic window carries:
- the queC gene encoding 7-cyano-7-deazaguanine synthase QueC, which yields MRAVLLVSGGMDSLVATALARHEGFELAAMHVNYGQRTSRKELECFRQICDHYGIAHRLEVDAMFLSAIGGSSLTDVAIPVGPADLAGTEIPTSYVPFRNANFLSMAVSWSEVIGANRIYIGAVEEDSSGYPDCRKVFYDAFNQVIDLGTRPETRIEIVTPLIAMSKAEIVRRGLELDAPFNYSWSCYKSEGKACGVCDSCARRLRAFASAGMEDPVEYEVRPNYLQ from the coding sequence ATGAGAGCTGTGCTTTTGGTCAGTGGCGGGATGGATAGCCTAGTGGCTACCGCGCTGGCTCGTCACGAGGGGTTCGAGCTGGCGGCGATGCATGTCAATTACGGGCAGCGAACGTCCCGCAAGGAACTCGAATGCTTCCGTCAGATCTGCGACCATTACGGCATCGCGCATCGGCTCGAAGTGGATGCGATGTTCCTCAGCGCCATCGGCGGCTCGTCGCTGACCGACGTGGCGATTCCGGTTGGTCCTGCCGACCTCGCGGGCACTGAAATTCCCACCAGTTACGTGCCTTTCCGCAACGCCAATTTCCTCTCGATGGCCGTGAGCTGGTCGGAGGTGATCGGCGCGAACCGCATCTATATCGGCGCGGTCGAGGAGGATTCGTCGGGCTATCCCGACTGCCGCAAAGTGTTTTACGACGCCTTCAACCAGGTGATCGACCTCGGCACACGGCCCGAAACCCGCATCGAAATCGTGACGCCGCTCATCGCCATGAGCAAGGCGGAGATCGTCCGGCGCGGGCTGGAACTCGATGCGCCGTTCAACTATAGCTGGTCGTGCTACAAAAGCGAGGGCAAGGCGTGCGGCGTGTGCGACAGTTGCGCCCGGCGCTTGCGGGCCTTCGCCTCCGCCGGAATGGAAGACCCGGTCGAGTACGAAGTGCGGCCCAACTATTTGCAGTAA
- the groES gene encoding co-chaperone GroES: MNLKPLADRVIVKPAPAEEKTKGGLYIPDTGKEKPQYGEVVAVGEGKVADNGQLVQMQVKAGDKVLYGKYSGTEVHVEGEDYLIMRESDIFAILG; this comes from the coding sequence ATGAACTTGAAACCATTAGCTGATCGAGTTATTGTTAAGCCCGCGCCTGCCGAGGAGAAAACCAAGGGCGGCCTCTACATTCCCGATACCGGCAAGGAAAAGCCGCAGTATGGCGAAGTTGTCGCCGTTGGCGAAGGCAAGGTTGCCGACAACGGCCAGCTTGTCCAGATGCAGGTGAAAGCCGGTGACAAAGTGCTGTATGGCAAATACTCCGGTACCGAAGTTCATGTCGAGGGTGAGGACTACCTCATCATGCGTGAGTCCGACATCTTCGCGATTCTTGGCTGA
- a CDS encoding type II CAAX prenyl endopeptidase Rce1 family protein, with amino-acid sequence MEKVNSIASPGSPSLNERFNLAFGLTALIWITGLVGHFTPLQEWPALALYVIGGIGVVIWRGVSKGEWAGMYLAGGNLKKSLIFGAITGTALFVVALFNTAMMQSPESASMMADMEDILVNRSLLYLYPILVLAEEFLWRGIMFSSMIERGFNKHLTVLLTTLFFLLNHFAVAPVNLKERAFMAMMAFPLGIIGGYIVVLTRNVWGSVLVHMILMTSMMAAIQFQP; translated from the coding sequence ATGGAAAAGGTCAATTCGATTGCTTCTCCCGGCTCTCCGTCGCTCAATGAGCGCTTCAATCTCGCGTTCGGCCTGACGGCGCTGATCTGGATCACCGGCCTCGTCGGCCACTTCACGCCGCTGCAAGAGTGGCCCGCGCTGGCGCTCTACGTCATCGGCGGTATCGGCGTTGTCATCTGGCGCGGCGTGAGCAAGGGCGAGTGGGCCGGGATGTACCTGGCTGGCGGCAACTTGAAAAAGTCGCTTATATTTGGCGCAATTACCGGTACGGCTTTGTTTGTTGTGGCTTTGTTCAATACCGCCATGATGCAAAGTCCGGAAAGCGCTTCGATGATGGCAGACATGGAAGATATTCTCGTGAATCGTTCATTGCTCTATCTTTATCCGATACTGGTACTTGCCGAAGAGTTTCTCTGGAGGGGCATCATGTTTTCCTCCATGATCGAAAGGGGGTTCAACAAACATCTGACAGTACTGTTAACAACACTGTTTTTTCTTCTCAATCATTTCGCTGTTGCGCCCGTCAATCTTAAAGAACGGGCATTCATGGCCATGATGGCATTTCCATTGGGCATTATCGGAGGTTACATTGTGGTCTTGACAAGGAATGTGTGGGGTAGCGTGCTCGTCCATATGATTCTCATGACCTCCATGATGGCCGCAATCCAGTTTCAACCGTAA
- a CDS encoding ATP-binding protein — translation MLNDQIDNTEECPVVSSESEELKPSGTLRDEELFMTLFGNHPAIVLLVNPETGLVTDTNPSAADFYDLPVEHLLAMNMREIDATSWTRSESWLNDLAAQGQGRFVSMHRRADGSLRHVELSFAAVPLHGKTALLCIVQDNSERQHFEALTAFRLRLLELADTASTEELLTFTLDEAERMTGSTLGFFNFVTNDQAVLREACSTNAKTDNCGHAPHPTVIDFGVSTDVIHEMRAVIHNDHATLRHCDCKFAPHHKASRELIVPVIRNGKVMATLEIGNKPVDYEEDDIRLVSMLTGVAWDIIAKKYAEESERKTQEALQHTQKMELIGRLAGGIAHDINNVLTAILGHAEIVIDAMGGGSPYAENLRNIRDSTMRAANLIQHLLAFARKQTILPEVMELDAALGEQMPMLQELVGEQMQFLWRPGAGKTRIFLDPSQLDQIMTNLCANARDAMTGGGTVTIETATIRVEASDCYAGHPCQTPGNFATISVIDTGCGIEKSVRPHIFEPFFTTREVGKGTGLGLSTVYGIIKQNKGFLDCQSAPGKGTSFTLYLPLFENATVESGKKPADTETSIGTQKRILLIDDNPAIVQVIKSLLERSGYEVFSTTTPNEAIRFAVESVERIDLLLTDVVMPEINGKELSEKLLAFCPNLKTLFMSGYTIDMTTLDGAADHEIHFIRKPFRINELTQTISAILA, via the coding sequence ATGCTTAACGACCAGATCGACAATACCGAGGAATGTCCTGTAGTATCATCGGAAAGCGAGGAGCTAAAACCTTCCGGAACACTGCGGGACGAAGAGCTTTTCATGACGCTGTTCGGAAACCATCCGGCCATAGTGCTGCTGGTCAACCCCGAAACGGGACTCGTCACCGATACCAATCCGTCGGCGGCGGATTTCTACGACTTGCCCGTCGAGCACCTTCTCGCGATGAACATGCGCGAGATCGATGCAACGTCGTGGACACGGAGCGAGTCCTGGCTGAATGATCTGGCGGCGCAGGGGCAAGGCCGATTCGTCTCCATGCACCGCAGAGCCGACGGATCGCTCCGGCATGTGGAGTTGAGCTTCGCCGCCGTGCCGCTGCACGGCAAAACCGCATTGCTCTGCATCGTGCAGGACAACAGCGAGCGCCAGCACTTCGAGGCGCTGACGGCGTTCAGGCTCCGGCTGCTCGAACTGGCCGACACCGCTTCGACCGAAGAGCTGCTCACCTTCACGCTCGACGAAGCCGAGCGCATGACCGGCAGCACGCTCGGTTTTTTCAACTTCGTGACAAACGATCAGGCTGTGCTGCGGGAAGCCTGCTCCACCAATGCCAAAACGGACAACTGCGGCCACGCTCCTCATCCTACAGTAATTGACTTTGGCGTATCGACTGACGTGATCCACGAAATGAGAGCCGTCATTCACAACGATCACGCCACGCTCAGGCACTGCGACTGCAAATTCGCACCACACCACAAGGCCTCCCGTGAGCTGATCGTACCGGTCATCCGCAATGGCAAGGTGATGGCGACACTCGAAATCGGCAACAAACCGGTCGATTATGAAGAGGACGACATCCGGCTGGTGAGTATGCTGACCGGCGTGGCCTGGGACATCATCGCGAAAAAATATGCCGAGGAGTCGGAACGCAAGACGCAGGAGGCGCTCCAGCACACCCAGAAAATGGAGCTGATCGGCCGCCTCGCGGGCGGCATCGCGCACGACATCAACAATGTGCTCACGGCGATTCTCGGCCATGCCGAAATCGTCATCGACGCCATGGGCGGCGGCAGTCCGTATGCGGAGAACCTTCGAAACATACGCGACTCGACGATGCGCGCGGCCAACCTGATCCAGCATCTGCTCGCCTTCGCGCGAAAGCAGACCATCCTGCCTGAGGTGATGGAACTTGACGCGGCGCTTGGCGAACAGATGCCGATGCTGCAAGAGCTGGTTGGCGAACAGATGCAATTTCTGTGGCGCCCCGGCGCTGGAAAGACGCGGATTTTTCTCGATCCCTCGCAGCTCGACCAGATCATGACGAACCTCTGCGCCAACGCGCGTGACGCAATGACCGGCGGGGGAACGGTGACGATTGAAACCGCGACCATCCGCGTGGAGGCCTCCGACTGTTACGCGGGCCACCCCTGCCAGACGCCGGGTAACTTCGCCACGATTTCGGTGATCGACACGGGTTGCGGCATCGAAAAGAGCGTGCGCCCGCACATTTTCGAGCCTTTTTTCACCACCAGGGAGGTCGGCAAAGGCACAGGCCTGGGACTTTCGACCGTTTACGGCATCATCAAGCAGAACAAGGGTTTTCTCGATTGCCAGAGCGCTCCTGGCAAGGGCACCAGCTTCACGCTCTATCTGCCGCTCTTCGAAAACGCCACAGTGGAGTCTGGCAAGAAACCCGCGGACACCGAAACCTCCATCGGCACCCAGAAAAGAATACTCCTGATCGATGACAATCCGGCCATCGTCCAGGTCATCAAGTCACTGCTTGAGAGAAGCGGTTATGAAGTATTTTCGACAACGACGCCAAACGAGGCCATCAGATTCGCCGTGGAATCGGTCGAGAGGATCGATCTTCTGCTGACCGATGTGGTCATGCCGGAAATCAACGGAAAGGAGCTTTCAGAAAAGCTGCTCGCCTTCTGCCCCAATCTGAAAACGCTCTTCATGTCAGGCTATACCATCGACATGACCACGCTGGATGGCGCGGCTGATCACGAGATTCACTTCATCCGCAAACCGTTCAGGATCAACGAACTAACCCAAACCATCAGCGCAATTCTCGCCTGA
- a CDS encoding non-ribosomal peptide synthetase, producing the protein MKQRITDIENRYGLETPLRYYDIFQCLHELFRKQAALLPDNPAVIDDSGKLTYGELNEAANRLARAVVQNGIAPGSFIGLCTGRSSQAVSGMLGILNAGCAWVPLDAGYPAERLGYIIDDASLPLILTEQRFRKALSFRPSSSLLFMDDVAPESSAAEPVCQAATTSGQTAYVIYTSGTTGKPKGVCCHHMGVVNLLDDIQQRRTLGPKDRCSWWTTPNFDVSVYEIFSALLAGATLLIVPEPVRADSSAFMQWLHANQITSAYVPPMMVAELAAWVERHPGESRIRRLLTGVEPIPSKVLLRLQRSLPELTIINGYGPTETAICATLYTIDAGTAGHETVPIGRAVQNMHIALLDENGNPAASGQPGEIYIGGIGVSRGYLNRPELNEQLFVPDPDFRENDCRMYRTGDLAVLLPDGELAFAGRKDSQFKYMGYRVEAGEIEAILKRHEAVSDAVVMLREDEPGSKKIVAYCVVEPPGKVTPQQLRAFAENSLPAYMIPGAFVFLSKIPMTSNGKTDRKALPPPARADYLQEGSTGFSAPETLLEVELAAAFSEILGISATGVDDNFFAFGGHSLMATRLCALIRNRWSVDIPLAFVFEHPTVRQLASEITRTEKLVDDTYAITPSEPHRRVFPASVIQKGIWLFLQYQEEGTLFNIPVIVRFSGPLRTGQLRKTFAFLFDRHEALRTVFELQDETLVQRVLPTMTPDMTVQDISDYPRESRAAELEKIRKAEGRRRFRFETGPLVKLHLVIVDKHEFQLFLTFHHLIIDGWGASVFFREFAAAYEAICAGQTPVLPDKKISYGDFSLWQHDRLNSVALHQQTQYWIERLHGASFVQNIPYDYSKPSAHSFSGARRAFSIPPDIASAISDYCLQSSCTLFMYLMASFQILLRRYTGRNDIITGTTIANRNHPDTAAIVGLMANSLAIRTAFTGDPHFSDVLLQVRKASLEAFDHQDAPFEIVVENAIQHRERGHHPVFQNLFILQNPTEPVFRAGDLSFTYEEVGNETAKIDLLLNAELKNGSIECWIEYNTDLFHGDTIGRIANDYLWIASHALQDAGTPVSRWTLPSVPDTSRYAGEEKPLEVTCCHHLVERQAARTPDRIAVCCEAHSLTFRELDDEASHLARLLRQRGVGPNVPVGLCLQRNARMVVGMLGILKAGGCYVPLDSHYPEERIQYMARDSGIRLAVTDSLSAQALAFDHSIDLLLLDQIDAAEQASSRDNPDSLVGADDTAYIMYTSGTSGTPKGIVVQHRGVVNLAVSAAEAYGVTGSDTVLQFFFREL; encoded by the coding sequence ATGAAACAGAGAATAACGGACATTGAAAACAGGTATGGCCTGGAAACGCCGCTTCGCTATTATGACATTTTTCAGTGCCTGCATGAGTTGTTCCGGAAACAGGCGGCTCTCTTGCCAGACAATCCGGCGGTCATCGACGACTCCGGCAAGCTGACCTATGGAGAACTGAATGAAGCGGCCAATCGCCTTGCCAGAGCTGTAGTACAGAACGGAATAGCTCCCGGATCGTTCATCGGGTTATGCACAGGCCGCTCGTCCCAGGCCGTTTCCGGCATGCTCGGCATTCTGAACGCCGGATGCGCCTGGGTGCCGCTCGACGCCGGCTATCCTGCCGAACGGCTCGGATATATCATCGACGATGCCTCGTTGCCGCTGATTCTGACAGAGCAGCGCTTCAGGAAAGCCTTGTCGTTCCGCCCCTCGTCGTCATTGCTGTTTATGGACGACGTCGCGCCGGAATCGTCTGCCGCAGAACCGGTTTGTCAGGCGGCAACCACTTCCGGACAAACCGCGTACGTCATCTACACCTCCGGCACGACAGGAAAGCCCAAGGGAGTCTGCTGTCACCACATGGGGGTCGTCAATCTGCTCGACGACATTCAGCAACGCAGGACTCTCGGGCCGAAAGACCGGTGCAGCTGGTGGACAACCCCGAATTTTGACGTCTCCGTTTACGAAATATTCTCCGCCCTGCTTGCAGGCGCAACGCTCCTGATTGTCCCGGAGCCTGTTCGCGCAGACAGCTCCGCGTTCATGCAGTGGCTCCATGCCAATCAGATTACCAGCGCCTACGTTCCACCCATGATGGTAGCCGAACTGGCCGCATGGGTCGAGCGTCATCCCGGCGAAAGCCGGATTCGACGACTGCTCACGGGGGTTGAACCCATCCCTTCAAAAGTGTTGCTGCGATTGCAGCGCTCTCTTCCCGAACTGACCATCATCAATGGTTACGGCCCGACCGAAACCGCCATCTGCGCAACGCTGTACACCATCGATGCCGGTACGGCTGGCCACGAAACCGTACCCATAGGCAGGGCGGTGCAGAACATGCATATCGCGCTGCTCGATGAAAACGGCAATCCGGCAGCCAGCGGACAACCGGGAGAGATCTACATTGGCGGCATCGGCGTTTCGCGAGGCTATCTGAACCGTCCGGAACTCAACGAACAGCTTTTCGTGCCCGATCCGGACTTCAGGGAAAATGACTGTCGCATGTACCGCACCGGCGATCTGGCCGTGCTGCTTCCCGACGGCGAGCTGGCATTCGCGGGCAGAAAAGATTCGCAGTTCAAGTACATGGGTTACAGAGTCGAGGCCGGTGAAATCGAAGCTATCCTGAAACGTCATGAGGCGGTCAGCGATGCCGTGGTCATGCTACGCGAAGATGAGCCTGGCTCGAAAAAAATTGTAGCCTATTGCGTCGTCGAACCCCCGGGCAAGGTCACCCCGCAGCAACTTCGAGCGTTCGCAGAAAATTCGCTTCCGGCCTATATGATTCCGGGAGCGTTTGTGTTCTTGTCAAAAATCCCGATGACTTCCAATGGCAAAACGGACAGAAAGGCGTTGCCGCCTCCGGCAAGGGCGGATTATCTGCAAGAAGGATCGACAGGCTTTTCCGCTCCCGAAACCCTTCTGGAAGTGGAACTCGCCGCTGCTTTTTCGGAAATTCTCGGCATAAGCGCAACCGGCGTCGATGACAATTTCTTCGCTTTTGGCGGTCATTCGCTCATGGCCACCAGACTCTGCGCGCTCATACGAAATCGCTGGAGCGTCGATATTCCGCTTGCCTTTGTGTTTGAACATCCAACAGTAAGGCAACTCGCCAGTGAAATCACCCGAACGGAGAAACTGGTCGATGATACTTATGCCATCACGCCATCAGAGCCGCATCGCAGAGTGTTTCCGGCCTCCGTGATTCAAAAAGGCATCTGGCTCTTTTTGCAGTATCAGGAGGAGGGAACCCTGTTCAACATTCCCGTCATCGTTCGCTTTTCGGGGCCGCTGCGAACCGGGCAGCTCAGGAAGACGTTTGCGTTTCTCTTCGATCGGCACGAGGCTCTGCGAACCGTCTTCGAGCTTCAGGACGAAACGCTCGTCCAGCGAGTCCTGCCAACTATGACCCCCGATATGACGGTGCAGGATATTTCGGATTACCCTCGGGAAAGCAGAGCCGCCGAACTTGAAAAAATCCGGAAAGCAGAGGGTCGGCGCCGGTTCAGATTCGAGACGGGGCCGCTGGTGAAACTGCACCTGGTCATTGTGGACAAGCATGAGTTCCAACTGTTTCTGACATTTCATCATCTGATCATCGATGGTTGGGGAGCCTCTGTTTTTTTCAGAGAGTTCGCCGCCGCGTATGAAGCCATTTGCGCTGGACAAACTCCGGTTCTGCCCGACAAAAAAATCTCATACGGTGATTTTTCCCTCTGGCAGCACGACCGGTTAAACAGCGTAGCGCTCCATCAGCAGACGCAGTACTGGATTGAACGGTTACACGGAGCGTCATTCGTGCAGAACATTCCGTACGACTATTCAAAACCGTCGGCCCACTCGTTTTCCGGGGCAAGGAGAGCCTTTTCCATTCCGCCCGACATCGCCAGCGCCATCAGCGACTACTGCCTGCAAAGCAGTTGCACGCTGTTCATGTACCTCATGGCATCGTTTCAGATTCTGCTCCGGCGATACACGGGCAGAAACGATATCATCACCGGAACGACCATCGCCAACCGCAACCATCCGGATACCGCGGCTATCGTGGGTCTGATGGCAAACAGTCTGGCGATCAGAACCGCTTTCACTGGCGATCCGCATTTTTCAGACGTGCTCCTGCAAGTCAGAAAAGCCTCCCTCGAAGCATTCGACCATCAGGACGCGCCGTTCGAGATTGTCGTTGAAAACGCCATACAGCATCGTGAACGGGGGCATCATCCGGTTTTTCAGAATCTTTTCATCCTGCAAAATCCCACTGAGCCGGTTTTTCGTGCCGGCGATCTTTCGTTCACGTACGAAGAGGTGGGCAACGAAACGGCCAAGATCGATCTGCTCCTGAATGCAGAGCTGAAAAATGGCTCGATCGAATGCTGGATCGAGTACAACACCGATCTGTTTCATGGCGATACCATCGGGCGGATCGCGAACGATTATCTCTGGATCGCGAGCCATGCCTTGCAGGATGCCGGTACTCCCGTTTCGCGCTGGACGCTGCCTTCGGTGCCGGATACATCGCGGTATGCCGGAGAAGAAAAACCGCTCGAAGTCACCTGCTGCCACCATCTTGTCGAGCGTCAGGCCGCACGAACGCCAGATCGTATCGCCGTCTGCTGTGAGGCGCACTCGCTGACCTTCCGGGAACTCGACGATGAGGCCAGCCATCTGGCTCGCCTGCTCCGGCAGCGCGGAGTCGGCCCCAATGTTCCCGTTGGCCTCTGCCTTCAGCGAAACGCCCGCATGGTGGTCGGAATGCTCGGCATTCTGAAAGCCGGAGGCTGCTACGTTCCTCTCGACAGTCACTACCCGGAAGAACGCATTCAGTATATGGCGCGCGACTCCGGAATACGGCTTGCGGTCACCGATTCGCTCTCCGCGCAGGCGCTGGCATTCGACCATTCCATCGATCTGCTCTTGCTCGACCAGATCGATGCGGCCGAACAAGCCAGCTCCCGTGACAATCCGGATTCACTGGTTGGAGCCGATGATACCGCCTATATCATGTACACCTCGGGCACGTCGGGAACGCCGAAAGGCATCGTGGTTCAGCACCGGGGAGTTGTGAATCTGGCCGTTTCGGCAGCGGAGGCCTACGGAGTTACGGGTAGCGACACGGTGCTTCAGTTTTTTTTCCGTGAGCTTTGA
- the groL gene encoding chaperonin GroEL (60 kDa chaperone family; promotes refolding of misfolded polypeptides especially under stressful conditions; forms two stacked rings of heptamers to form a barrel-shaped 14mer; ends can be capped by GroES; misfolded proteins enter the barrel where they are refolded when GroES binds) has translation MTAKDILFDAEARTKLKVGVDKLANAVKVTLGPAGRNVLIDKKFGAPTSTKDGVTVAKEIELVDPVENMGAQMVREVASKTSDVAGDGTTTATVLAQAIYREGLKNVTAGARPIDLKRGIDRAVKEVVAELRNISRSISGKIEIAQVGTISANNDPEIGELIAEAMYKVGLDGVITVEEAKGMETELKVVEGMQFDRGYLSPYFVTNPETMEAELDEALILIYDKKISNMKELLPILEKAAQSGRPLLIIAEDIEGEALATLVVNKLRGALKVAAVKAPGFGDRRKAMLEDISILTGGTVISEEKGYKLENATMAYLGQAARVTIDKDNTTIVEGKGKQEEIKARISEIKGQIEKSTSEYDTEKLQERLAKLSGGVAVLNIGASTEVEMKEKKARVEDALHATRAAVQEGIVVGGGVALIRAAKGLANAVADNEDQKTGIEIIRRALEEPLRQIVANTGTTDGAVVLEKVKNAEGDQGFNARTEQYENLVEAGVVDPTKVTRSALENAASVASILLTTEAAITDIKEDKPDMPAMPPGGMGGMGGMY, from the coding sequence ATGACTGCTAAAGATATTCTCTTTGACGCCGAGGCGAGGACCAAACTCAAGGTAGGCGTCGATAAACTTGCCAATGCCGTGAAAGTGACCCTCGGCCCAGCCGGTCGCAACGTGCTCATCGACAAAAAATTCGGTGCTCCGACCTCCACCAAGGACGGCGTGACCGTAGCAAAAGAGATCGAACTTGTCGATCCGGTCGAGAACATGGGTGCGCAGATGGTTCGCGAAGTGGCTTCCAAAACCAGCGATGTCGCTGGCGACGGCACCACCACCGCAACCGTGCTCGCGCAGGCCATCTACCGCGAAGGCTTGAAGAACGTCACCGCCGGTGCTCGCCCGATCGACCTGAAACGTGGTATCGACCGCGCTGTGAAAGAGGTTGTCGCCGAGCTGCGCAACATCAGCCGCTCGATCTCCGGCAAGATTGAAATCGCACAGGTCGGCACCATCTCCGCCAACAACGATCCTGAAATCGGCGAACTGATCGCCGAAGCTATGTATAAAGTAGGCCTAGATGGTGTCATCACCGTCGAAGAGGCAAAGGGCATGGAGACCGAGCTGAAGGTTGTCGAAGGCATGCAGTTCGACCGCGGCTACCTCTCTCCCTACTTCGTGACCAACCCCGAGACCATGGAGGCCGAGCTCGACGAGGCGCTCATCCTGATCTACGACAAGAAGATCAGCAACATGAAAGAGCTGCTTCCGATCCTCGAAAAAGCTGCCCAGTCCGGTCGCCCGCTGCTCATCATCGCCGAGGACATCGAGGGCGAGGCTCTGGCGACCCTCGTGGTCAACAAGCTCCGTGGCGCGCTGAAAGTAGCTGCCGTCAAGGCTCCCGGCTTCGGTGACCGCCGCAAGGCCATGCTCGAAGATATCTCCATCCTCACCGGTGGCACCGTTATCTCCGAAGAGAAGGGCTACAAGCTTGAGAACGCCACCATGGCTTACCTCGGCCAGGCCGCCCGCGTCACCATCGACAAGGACAACACCACCATCGTCGAAGGCAAAGGCAAGCAGGAAGAGATCAAGGCTCGCATCAGCGAGATCAAGGGCCAGATCGAGAAATCGACCTCCGAGTACGATACCGAGAAGCTCCAGGAGCGCCTCGCCAAGCTCTCCGGCGGCGTTGCCGTGCTCAACATCGGCGCATCGACCGAAGTCGAGATGAAAGAGAAGAAAGCCCGTGTCGAGGATGCGCTGCACGCTACCCGCGCAGCCGTTCAGGAAGGCATCGTGGTTGGCGGTGGCGTCGCGCTCATCCGCGCAGCCAAAGGTCTCGCAAACGCTGTTGCCGACAACGAAGACCAGAAGACCGGTATCGAGATCATTCGCCGCGCGCTCGAAGAGCCGCTCCGCCAGATCGTTGCCAACACCGGCACGACCGATGGCGCCGTCGTTCTCGAGAAGGTGAAGAACGCTGAAGGCGATCAGGGTTTCAACGCTCGCACCGAGCAGTACGAGAACCTCGTCGAAGCTGGCGTTGTTGATCCGACCAAGGTGACCCGCAGCGCGCTCGAGAACGCCGCTTCGGTTGCCAGCATCCTGCTCACCACGGAAGCTGCCATCACCGACATCAAGGAAGACAAGCCCGACATGCCTGCAATGCCTCCGGGCGGCATGGGCGGCATGGGTGGCATGTACTGA
- the trpA gene encoding tryptophan synthase subunit alpha, producing MRENRITQLVKQDKKLLIAYYMPEFPVPGATLPVLEALQESGADLIELGMPYSDPIGDGPVIQDAAHKAISHGVHVGSIFEMVRKARNGEGCKKITTPILLMGYSNPLIAYGGDCFMDDAVKAGVDGLLIPDLPPEESEDFLERAKNFGLSVIYLISPVTPPERIELIDSMSTDFSYCLAVNATTGTGKLDSAGMDEKIAEYLKRVRQHARKKFVVGFGIKDRERVRKMWELADGAVVGSALLQHVATATTPEETAQMAADFWKSLR from the coding sequence ATGCGTGAAAACCGAATTACCCAGCTGGTGAAGCAGGACAAAAAGCTGCTCATCGCCTACTATATGCCTGAATTTCCCGTGCCAGGCGCGACCTTGCCCGTGCTCGAAGCGTTGCAGGAGAGCGGGGCTGACCTCATCGAACTCGGGATGCCCTACTCCGACCCCATCGGCGACGGGCCGGTCATCCAGGACGCGGCGCACAAGGCGATCAGCCACGGCGTGCATGTCGGCAGCATCTTCGAGATGGTCAGAAAAGCACGTAACGGCGAGGGGTGCAAGAAGATCACCACGCCGATTTTGCTCATGGGTTACAGCAATCCGCTCATCGCCTACGGCGGCGACTGCTTCATGGACGACGCAGTGAAGGCGGGCGTGGACGGCCTCCTGATTCCCGATCTGCCGCCGGAGGAGTCGGAGGATTTCCTCGAACGCGCCAAAAACTTTGGCCTTTCGGTGATCTACCTCATCTCGCCGGTCACGCCGCCCGAAAGGATCGAGCTTATCGACAGCATGTCCACCGACTTTTCCTACTGCCTGGCAGTCAACGCCACCACCGGCACGGGCAAGCTCGACAGCGCCGGGATGGACGAGAAGATCGCCGAGTATCTGAAACGCGTTCGCCAGCACGCCAGGAAGAAGTTCGTCGTCGGCTTCGGTATCAAGGATCGCGAGCGCGTACGCAAGATGTGGGAGCTTGCCGACGGCGCGGTGGTCGGCTCGGCGCTGCTCCAGCACGTGGCCACGGCGACCACGCCGGAGGAGACGGCGCAAATGGCCGCCGATTTTTGGAAATCGCTGCGGTGA